Proteins from a single region of Candidatus Parcubacteria bacterium:
- a CDS encoding hypothetical protein (Derived by automated computational analysis using gene prediction method: Protein Homology.), which translates to MFNDLKTNDGTGNNPEVDDIFSDTDKVITPPPVAEGHNPSQQFSGYYANQTATPEASATEQKIEAQLADLNNFSAQASGQGPKKNLKLIGGIAAFILLIVLGYLVYNQLIANKSEPIVAEPIDNALENEEIPVITPDLENNVESFEEEYLPEDNIPLVNPPVSEEAGFIPSVPLGTTTPPVANMDSDGDGLSDQQEIILGANPLRADSDDDGLTDYEEVNIYLTSPLNPDSDGDGLSDYEEIKIYKTDPLNSDSDNDGYSDKTEIDTGYNPNGPGKLSE; encoded by the coding sequence ATGTTTAATGATTTAAAAACTAATGATGGCACTGGTAATAATCCAGAAGTTGATGACATCTTCTCTGACACCGATAAAGTCATTACTCCTCCCCCTGTAGCCGAGGGGCATAATCCTAGCCAGCAATTTTCCGGCTATTATGCTAATCAAACCGCTACCCCGGAGGCCAGCGCGACTGAGCAAAAAATTGAAGCTCAGTTAGCAGATTTAAATAATTTTTCCGCTCAGGCGAGTGGCCAGGGACCGAAAAAAAATCTTAAATTAATTGGTGGAATAGCTGCGTTTATTTTGCTAATAGTTTTGGGGTATTTAGTTTACAATCAGTTAATTGCCAACAAATCAGAGCCAATTGTAGCGGAGCCCATTGATAATGCGTTAGAAAATGAAGAGATACCGGTAATTACTCCTGACCTGGAAAATAATGTCGAGAGCTTCGAGGAGGAATACTTACCAGAAGACAATATCCCGCTAGTTAATCCGCCGGTAAGTGAGGAGGCGGGTTTTATCCCCTCGGTGCCACTAGGAACAACTACGCCGCCGGTAGCCAACATGGATAGTGATGGTGATGGGTTATCTGATCAGCAAGAAATAATTTTAGGGGCTAATCCTTTGCGGGCCGATAGTGATGATGATGGCCTGACCGATTATGAAGAAGTTAATATTTATTTAACTAGCCCTTTAAACCCGGATAGTGATGGTGATGGTCTCTCAGACTACGAGGAAATAAAAATTTATAAAACTGACCCTTTAAATTCCGATAGTGATAACGACGGTTATAGTGATAAAACCGAAATTGACACCGGTTATAACCCCAATGGTCCAGGCAAATTATCAGAATAA
- a CDS encoding hypothetical protein (Derived by automated computational analysis using gene prediction method: GeneMarkS-2+.) produces the protein MSITKTKIKKVIIVSLAVFILIATALAWLWLEKGGDAPLPVEESRQTRLMEEEEKMRYQINPDLEVEVVNESEGNFIYKIKE, from the coding sequence ATGAGTATAACAAAAACCAAAATTAAAAAGGTAATAATCGTTTCTCTCGCAGTTTTTATTCTAATTGCCACCGCTCTTGCTTGGCTCTGGTTGGAAAAAGGGGGTGACGCCCCTCTACCGGTTGAAGAAAGTCGGCAAACCCGCCTAATGGAAGAAGAGGAAAAAATGAGATATCAGATTAATCCCGATCTTGAAGTGGAGGTTGTTAATGAGAGTGAGGGTAATTTTATTTATAAAATAAAAGAATAG
- a CDS encoding hypothetical protein (Derived by automated computational analysis using gene prediction method: GeneMarkS-2+.), translated as MFALIRRFKRPLIISGLLLFAVAIIGLTPPGQAAESDAIAVRVLPNLEHDSIEVWYKKQGYQGSPQSLTVDGYEAIRDGRTVFVNAANVDSNKKIYTNVYLISYNQESQDQTQDILGQLISHWKFNSNLPQKGACSIASLTCSKPDDCPSGFICANDPNQANYGKCALSQPTECLIDSDCPLNSHCNSLKAGLIRDINRLGKLSQIEEKLEAYKKVEGSYPDLSEGSYLPGATISVWPSWTDNFREPLGLNTLVVDPVNSLGSCPGFEPGTCWNPQTKRFFDSQLTLPAGSYAMIYRALPGGVSYNLCATFETPSLGYDTASTLLTSLNCASKGGYQGGVVNQPPTLISSFLKGEANKEFNGYLKVGDPEGDIVSWRLAPAGNFSSWGAIPILEATGDPSQKKVYASSAGSQGAYPMILTLTDGRGAISTTPINLEIFDILKIAIEAENVSYNSFQGGSLRYNFFINSSDPRVNFQLSSPNAALNAGLTQAVSTAKIINVTSNRKQISLEIPLAQSLSGQYEVRISASDSSGADAKTVIFDFIRDSLALNFSCDNQARLGKGYQIDGTACLLGPLSQGVRTINYQVASNPFGFVIRNSGGNAFLEAYRVTSGNTSAPNAPTTTLLTLRANDNFGESAEKKLALRINTYCGDGIRQQPNTEFTGGPQNNGIEQCDGLDGLVPQGEISNSSNLQYACTTPLGVNTPFPINSNEHCAFKAPQDGGGYCGDGFCQVSSGGILRENCSNCPKDCGACECLPQCSGRECGSDGCSTNPNACGTCASGKTCNNGICEELVCVPNCSGRNCGADGCGGVCGTCAXGETCNAGLCEKDACIPDCSGKTCGPDKCGGTCGTCAXGETCNNGICEELVCXPNCSGRNCGADGCGGVCGTCASGETCNAGLCEKTCSCDGKTCGADSCGNPGVCGTCPLGQDCLNGTCKEPICIPSCLQKNCGDDGCGKTCGTCPSGQYCSKGLCSGEIICISNCDGKTCGTDNCGTPDKCGVCGAGQKCVNNKCEADCQPKCGINVCGDDGCGGTCGTCNSGETCIAGTCCTLTATTGTCGDRDTYVYFNGAFVSSVAGESPLLTNTVALRPGKNYFQIKVYDHGHLAVWPFANGNDFSLSASLSFSGCRTAAGKLPTYSVNTGSLSSWRCTANGGSSWNSSADTSYYNSWVNGLETARTSPEPNNNDSFCSGNKAYQQSYRQIWAKNASTDKTKDKTIYCIHYFDLAEIIRQKKATMTWCGNGTCDSGETYSSCPSDCKQSTIPLPKLPGEPCGDCQPGKLCTPCLDLE; from the coding sequence ATGTTTGCTTTAATTCGTCGTTTTAAACGACCCCTAATTATCTCCGGTCTCCTCCTGTTTGCGGTGGCTATTATTGGCCTGACTCCGCCAGGACAAGCGGCCGAATCCGATGCTATCGCTGTGCGGGTGCTGCCTAATTTGGAACATGACAGTATTGAGGTTTGGTATAAAAAACAAGGCTATCAAGGTTCGCCGCAAAGTTTGACAGTTGATGGTTATGAGGCGATTCGTGATGGACGCACAGTATTTGTTAACGCTGCTAATGTTGATAGTAATAAAAAAATCTATACTAACGTCTATCTCATTTCCTACAACCAAGAGTCGCAAGATCAGACTCAAGATATTTTAGGACAATTAATTTCTCACTGGAAATTTAACAGCAACCTCCCCCAAAAAGGAGCCTGCTCAATCGCTTCTTTGACTTGCTCTAAACCTGATGATTGTCCGAGTGGTTTTATTTGTGCCAATGATCCGAACCAGGCTAATTATGGTAAGTGTGCTTTAAGTCAGCCTACCGAATGTTTGATTGATAGTGATTGCCCCTTAAACTCTCATTGTAATAGTTTAAAGGCGGGCTTAATCCGAGATATTAATCGTTTAGGGAAGTTAAGTCAGATTGAAGAAAAATTAGAAGCTTATAAAAAAGTTGAGGGCTCTTATCCTGACTTAAGTGAAGGCTCATATTTGCCGGGGGCAACCATTTCGGTCTGGCCGAGCTGGACTGATAATTTTCGGGAGCCCTTAGGTTTGAACACTTTAGTTGTTGACCCTGTTAATTCTTTAGGCAGCTGCCCGGGGTTTGAGCCCGGAACTTGTTGGAATCCCCAAACAAAAAGATTTTTTGATTCTCAATTAACACTTCCTGCTGGTAGTTACGCCATGATTTATCGAGCTTTGCCGGGAGGCGTTTCCTATAATCTCTGTGCCACTTTTGAAACCCCGTCCCTAGGTTATGATACTGCTAGCACTCTTTTAACTTCTCTAAATTGCGCGAGCAAAGGTGGTTATCAAGGTGGCGTCGTTAACCAGCCCCCAACTTTGATCAGTTCATTTTTAAAGGGCGAAGCAAATAAAGAATTTAATGGCTATCTGAAAGTTGGCGACCCGGAAGGTGATATCGTTTCTTGGCGTTTAGCTCCGGCGGGAAACTTTTCTTCTTGGGGCGCGATTCCGATTTTAGAAGCCACCGGCGACCCCTCTCAAAAAAAGGTTTATGCCTCTTCGGCGGGGAGTCAAGGCGCCTACCCGATGATTCTCACCCTTACCGATGGCCGCGGGGCTATTAGCACGACGCCGATAAATTTGGAAATTTTTGATATTTTAAAAATAGCGATTGAGGCCGAAAATGTCAGTTACAATTCTTTTCAAGGCGGATCTTTACGCTACAATTTCTTTATTAACAGTAGTGATCCTCGGGTTAATTTTCAATTAAGCTCGCCTAACGCGGCCTTAAATGCTGGCTTAACCCAAGCGGTGTCAACGGCAAAAATTATCAATGTCACTTCTAATCGAAAACAAATTTCTTTAGAGATCCCTTTAGCCCAGTCTTTAAGCGGCCAATATGAGGTACGAATTTCCGCCAGTGATAGTTCTGGTGCTGACGCCAAGACCGTAATTTTTGATTTTATTCGCGACTCTCTCGCTCTCAATTTTTCTTGTGATAACCAGGCTCGTCTCGGCAAGGGCTATCAAATTGATGGCACTGCTTGTCTGCTGGGGCCCTTAAGTCAAGGGGTGCGCACTATCAATTATCAAGTCGCTAGTAATCCTTTTGGCTTTGTTATTAGAAACTCAGGGGGCAATGCTTTTCTGGAGGCCTATCGAGTAACCAGTGGCAATACTTCTGCCCCCAACGCTCCCACCACCACGCTTCTCACTCTTAGAGCTAATGATAATTTTGGTGAGTCGGCAGAAAAAAAATTAGCCTTACGCATTAATACTTATTGTGGTGATGGCATTAGGCAGCAACCAAATACCGAGTTCACCGGTGGGCCGCAAAACAATGGCATTGAACAGTGCGACGGTTTAGACGGCTTAGTTCCTCAAGGGGAAATTAGTAATTCCTCTAATCTGCAATATGCTTGCACTACTCCCCTGGGAGTAAATACCCCTTTTCCAATTAATAGTAATGAACACTGCGCTTTTAAAGCCCCACAAGATGGCGGCGGCTACTGTGGTGATGGCTTTTGCCAGGTATCTAGTGGCGGCATTTTAAGAGAAAATTGTAGTAACTGTCCCAAAGATTGTGGCGCTTGTGAATGTTTGCCTCAATGTTCAGGAAGAGAATGTGGCAGTGACGGCTGTAGCACCAACCCCAATGCTTGTGGCACCTGCGCTTCCGGGAAAACCTGTAATAATGGTATCTGTGAAGAGCTAGTCTGCGTTCCTAACTGCAGTGGCCGAAATTGTGGCGCTGACGGTTGTGGTGGTGTCTGTGGTACCTGTGCYWCTGGSGAGACTTGTAACGCCGGACTTTGTGAAAAAGATGCCTGTATTCCGGACTGTTCCGGTAAAACCTGTGGTCCTGATAAATGTGGCGGTACTTGTGGYACCTGCGCTYCCGGGGAAACYTGYAATAATGGTATCTGTGAAGAGCTAGTCTGCGYTCCTAACTGCAGTGGCCGAAATTGTGGCGCTGACGGTTGTGGTGGTGTCTGTGGTACCTGTGCTTCTGGGGAGACYTGTAACGCCGGACTTTGTGAAAAAACTTGTAGTTGTGATGGGAAAACCTGCGGCGCTGATAGTTGTGGCAACCCCGGTGTTTGTGGCACCTGCCCTTTAGGCCAAGATTGTCTTAATGGCACTTGTAAAGAGCCTATTTGTATCCCCAGCTGCCTTCAAAAAAATTGCGGCGATGATGGCTGTGGTAAAACCTGTGGTACCTGCCCTTCTGGCCAATACTGTTCAAAAGGTCTTTGTAGCGGAGAAATTATCTGCATTTCTAATTGTGATGGCAAAACCTGTGGCACTGATAATTGCGGGACTCCTGATAAATGTGGCGTTTGCGGCGCCGGACAAAAATGTGTAAATAATAAATGTGAAGCGGATTGCCAACCAAAATGTGGTATTAATGTTTGTGGCGATGATGGCTGTGGTGGTACTTGCGGTACTTGTAATTCCGGTGAAACTTGTATAGCGGGTACCTGTTGTACTTTAACGGCCACAACCGGTACTTGCGGCGATCGAGATACTTATGTTTATTTTAATGGGGCTTTTGTTAGTAGTGTAGCAGGAGAATCGCCATTGCTAACAAACACGGTCGCACTCCGCCCCGGTAAAAATTATTTTCAGATTAAAGTTTATGATCATGGGCACCTTGCAGTATGGCCTTTTGCAAATGGGAATGATTTTTCTTTATCAGCATCCTTAAGCTTCTCCGGCTGCCGGACGGCGGCTGGTAAGCTACCTACTTATTCTGTTAACACGGGCAGTCTCTCTTCTTGGCGCTGTACCGCTAATGGCGGCAGTTCTTGGAATAGCAGCGCGGATACATCTTATTACAATTCTTGGGTAAATGGTTTAGAGACTGCCCGCACATCTCCGGAGCCTAATAACAATGATAGTTTTTGCAGTGGAAATAAGGCTTACCAACAAAGCTATCGTCAAATTTGGGCTAAAAATGCTAGTACCGATAAAACAAAAGATAAAACAATTTATTGCATTCATTATTTCGATTTAGCTGAGATTATTAGACAAAAAAAGGCCACGATGACTTGGTGTGGCAATGGCACTTGTGATTCTGGAGAAACTTACTCTAGCTGTCCGTCTGACTGCAAGCAGTCAACAATTCCTCTGCCTAAGCTTCCTGGTGAGCCTTGTGGCGATTGCCAGCCAGGGAAACTTTGCACCCCTTGTCTGGATCTAGAATAA